DNA sequence from the Pedobacter sp. W3I1 genome:
GGGTACCACCAATGAGTGATGTCTGGCCCTTATCGCCTGTTTTAGTGTAGATTTTCATATAGAAAGGTTGAAGGTGGAAGGTAGAAGGTTTAGGGTAAAACCTTACGCCTTAAACCTTATACCATAAGCCTTAGTGTATTTTCTCCCAATCGCTGTCTTTATCGTTCAAAGCCTGCAAGCGTGGAGATACATTTTTTATATCCGTATTTAAATAATCGTTTTCGATCAAACCATCACGCATCCGTACAATACGGTGGGCGTGCTGCGCAATATCTTCCTCATGCGTAACCAGAATAATGGTATTCCCTTTACTGTGAATTTCTTCCAGTAAACCCATTATTTCAATTGATGTTTTGGTATCTAAGTTACCGGTTGGCTCATCGGCTAAAATAATAGAGGGATTATTGATCAAAGCCCTGGCTACAGCCACGCGTTGACGTTGACCACCTGACAGTTCATTTGGCTTATGATCCATACGATTACCTAGGCCTACATTTTCTAATGCTTTGGCTGCTCTTGCATCCCTATCTTTTTTGCTTGTTCCGGCATAAATTAAAGGTAAGGCAACATTATCTAAAGATGTTGAACGTGGCAATAAGTTAAAGGTTTGAAAAACGAAACCGATTTCCTGGTTGCGCACTTCTGCCAAAGCATCATCACTCATGTGACTCACATTGGTTCCGTTTAAAACATAGGTTCCGCTTGAAGGTGTATCTAAACAACCTAAAATATTCATCAGGGTTGATTTACCAGAACCAGATGGGCCCATCAATGCTACGAATTCGCCTTTATTAATATCTAAAGAAACTGATTTTAAAGCGTGAATCACTTCAGATCCAATAACATATTTACGGCCAATTTCTTTTATAGTGATGAGTGGTTTCTCCATGTTTTTTCTTTTTTAGACAAGCGTAGCGGGTAAGATGTTACAAGTGGATTGAAAATTACTGAAACTCGCCACACTGATTCAATTCTGCATAACGATAGATATACTATTTTTCAATAATTTTTGGCACCATGAAAAATTGGTCGGTGTGCTTTGCTGCATTTTTTAAACCATCTGCAGTAGAGATTTCCTGTTTAACTACATCCTCCCTCCAAACATTTACCGATTCGTTCATATAAACCAACGGTTTTACATTTGAAGTATCCAGTTCATTTAACTTTTCCATGAATGACAAAATTTTGTTCATTTCAGGAATCAGTGTATCCACCTGCTTTTCATCAATATGAATTCGGGCCAAATCGGCTATTTTATGGATGGTTTTTGCGTCTAAATTCATATCTATACTAACTTACTATCAATCAATCTGTAAACCTTTTCTTTCAATACATCAGCATCAACATCAGCTAAAGTTGAGGTATTTATGGGTTTGTGGACGTAAATATCGCAAATTCCTGGCTTACTTCCATACTTTGCGCCGTCATCCCAGTTAATTTTCCAAACATCGGTAATACTAACGGGCACCAGCGGAATATTTTTATCAATGGCCAAACGGAACGGACCGTTTTTAAATTCGCCTAACTTCGGTGGGTAATGGTCATCAATTTTACCCTCCGGAAAAATAATCAGGCTCATCCCTTTTTCAAGGTTCTCGCCAGCCTTTTTAAATGCTTTAAAAGCCGAAATCTTACTATTGCGGTTTACCGAAATATCGATGGTTTTAAAAAAAATGCCTAATACCGGATTATTCAACAATTCATCTTTTCCCATAAAGTGGAATTTACCATGTCCCATGATGCAGAAAATCATGATATCCAGGTTAGAGGTGTGATTGGCGCAATAAATGTAGGTTTGTGTTGGATTAAGCTTTTCTTCATATTGATAACGAAAAAACACACCTGAAAACAGACTACATAAAAAACTATTGGCTTTTCTGAAAAAATTAAGAATGCTGTAATATTTCTCATTACGTGAAGTAGTGTAATATAAAGGATAAAAGAGAGCGAAGAAAAACAATATCCAGAATAAAAACCATACCCGGTGTACTTGCCTTAGAAAGTGAATCATAGATGATCAAAAATATAAAATAGTTTGGTATTTTAAACTACTGATTGTTTTGAGCAAAGTTTGTGATTGGTGAGACACCGACCACTAGATCTCTCCGCTACGGTCGAAATGACGATCGCACGATAGGGATTTTTGATGTTCCATCCTTGCGAAAGCCGTAATTTATAAACCTTATTGAAGTGTAAAGCCCACAGCGTAGCGCGGACTTGTAACGGAAAGAAGGACTAATTCTCCGATGAAATACTGGCTTTCATTTTCAAATCATAAAAAAGTATTCCTATGTGGTTGGTGTGGCATCGATCACTAGAAAAAAAATCGTGGATAGGTTTCTCCGCTACGGTCGAGATGACGACCATGCGTATAAACCGTAGGTTCTACCAGCATTCAAAAATTCTTACCATTAAAATTGAAGCGATTTATGATTTGCTTGTATTTTATTTTTAATTTCGTGCCATTATGAAAGAAACAGTGGTGAGCGGCATTCGCTCAACAGGAAAATTACATTTGGGTAATTATTATGGCGCAGTTAAAAACTTCGTTCAAATGCAGAACGACTATAACTGCTACTTTTTTATCGCCGATCTACACTCTTTAACTACACATCCTACTCCAGCTGATTTACACGGAAATATTAAACATGTTTTGGTTGAATATCTGGCAAGTGGAATTGATCCGGAAAACAGCACCATTTATATACAAAGCGATGTTCCCGAAATTGCGGAGCTATATTTATACCTAAATATGAACGCTTATATGGGTGAATTGGAACGTAGTACTTCTTTTAAAGATAAAGTACGTGCCAATCCTGATAACGTAAATGCAGGTTTATTAACCTACCCGGTATTAATGGCTGCCGATATTTTAATCCATAAGGCTACAAAAGTACCTGTTGGAAAAGATCAGGAACAACATCTGGAAATGGCCCGTACTTTCGGAAACCGTTTCAACAGGTTATACAATACAGAATATTTCCCTGAACCTTATGCTTTTAGTTACTCTGACAAATTGGTTAAAGTACCTGGTTTAGATGGTAAAGGCAAAATGGGTAAATCAGAAGGCGAAGCCAATGCCGTTTATCTATCTGATGATCCTGAAACCATTCGCAAAAAAGTAATGAGAGCGGTTAGTGACGGTGGCCCAACAGAAGAAAACCAACCAAAACCTGAGCCTATTCAGAATCTTTTCGACTTAATGAAAGTGGTTTCGAGTGCCGATACACTTGCACATTTTGAAGATTTGTATGGCAAAATGCAAATCCGTTATGGCGATTTCAAAAAACAACTGGCAGAAGATATGATTATTACTACTGCACCTATGCGTGAGCGTATTCAGGATATAGCAAAAGATGATTCCTACTTAAGGCAAGTGGCTAAACATGGCGCATTAAAAGCTCGCGAAAGTGCACAAAAAACCATCAGAGAGGTTCGCAGTTTAATCGGGTTTAAAAGTTTTTAATTAATATTGTGGTAAGCGGATGGCGGTTGGCGCTATAATCGCCTTACGCAAAACGCTCACCGCAAAACGCAAGAAAATATGCACATAGCAATTGTAGGAAATATAGGTGCCGGTAAAACTACCTTAACAGGCTTATTGGCCAAGAATTATGGATGGGAAGCTTTATACGAGGCTGTGGACAATAACCCTTATCTGGAAGATTTTTACAGCGACATGAAACGATGGAGTTTTAATCTTCAGATTTATTTCCTGAACAGCCGTTTTCAGCAAATTACTGATATTGAGGTAAATAAACGCAACGTCATCCAGGACAGAACCATTTACGAGGATGCACATATTTTTGCTGAAAACCTCCATGATATGGCCTTAATGACCACCCGCGATCATGATAATTACCGCGCTATTTTTGATAACATTACTTCTTTTATTAAACCACCCGATTTATTGGTTTACCTGCGTGCTTCAGTGCCTACGTTGGTTAATAATATCCAGCGTCGTGGCCGTGAATACGAAGCAGGAATCCGTATCGATTACTTATCTAAACTGAACGAAAAATACGAAGCCTGGATTAAAGGTTATAACCTGGGTAAATTATTGATTTTAGATAAAGATAAATTAGATTTCACCAACAACCCAGAAGATCTAGGTACGGTAATTCAATCTATAGAGGCTGAGATTAACGGTTTATTTTAATCTGAACGAATAAGGTAGCGAAGATTTTCAGCACGAAAACCCTTTAAACTGGAAATGGGGATTTATTTATTTCAATAACAGATTCCAGTGTTGCGGTTCCGAAACGGAATAAAATTTGGGGCTGTACTTTTACTTTGCTCACCCAATTTCTTATGGCACTTCTTGTTGGTGTGGTTGTCTTATTAAGGGGGTAATTTATTGTATAAAATCAATATAAATGACGTATATAATTGAATATTTTTTACCCTACAGCTCATGCTTTCCTCGGCTCACCGCCGCCGATGGGCTCTTTCTTTTTGGTGTCAAAAAGAAACAAAAAACACCGGCTGAAAATTTTTCTTTCAAAGCTAGCAGGTTAGCTTAGTTAGTGCAGCCCGAAAAATTTGTTAGGCCGGATTTAAGTAGAACGGGGATACGTGCTACGGCCTAGTTGGGCGGAAATACGAATTCAATATAAACCGCTCATATTAAATGATTACAAAATAACGTCAATGGTAGAACCTTAAATAAATAGTATGTCCAAAATTATCGGAATTATTCCTGCACGATATGCCTCTACCCGCTTTCCGGGAAAGCCTTTGGTAGATATTGCTGGAAAAAGCATGATCCAAAGGGTTTACGAACAGGCGTCGAAAGCCGAAAGCTTATCGAAAGTAGTAATTGCTACTGATGATGAACGGATTGCTGACGAAGTGAAAAGGTTTGGTGGAGAATTTATCTTTACCTCATCTCATCACCAAAGTGGAACAGACAGATGCGCTGAAGTAATTGAAGCTTTACCTGGATACGATATTGTGATCAATATCCAGGGCGATGAACCATTTATCGAACCTGCACAGATTGATTTATTGGCAAGCTGCTTTACTGAAGAAAAAGTACAGTTAGCCACGCTGATCAAATCGATCCAAAGTCAGGAAAGTGTGTACAATCCCAATAGCCCTAAAGTGGTAATTGATGTAAACGGCCGCGCCATGTATTTTAGCCGTAGCCCGATTCCCTTTATCAGAAATGGAGAACCAGGAGTATGGGCTGAGAAGCACCAGTTTTACAAACACATCGGAATTTATGGTTACAGGACAGAATCCTTAAAAGCAATTACCAAATTACCTCCATCCTCTTTAGAAATTGCAGAAAGTTTAGAGCAACTGCGCTGGATTGAAAACGGATTCTACATCCAGACAAAAGTAACCGATTTAGAAACAGTTGCAATAGATACACCAGAAGACTTATTGAAGCTTAACAAATTGCTTAAAGCGTTGAAGCTACCTTAACTATTATAGAAATTAAAAAATTACGTCACCCTGAATTTATTTCAGGGTCTTACAATTAAGATGCTGACCACGAAGTAGCTATTAGACCTTTAAGACAATAAAAACTACTAATAAAATAAATTCAGCATGACGTATCTAATAGTAATTACCTAATCACCAGTTCCATCTGAATATTACAACGCGTATAAGGTGTTGGTTTACCTGCCACTTTTTGGAAGCCTAACTTGTGATAAAGATTTATTGCTGGTTTTAAAATGGTATTGCTTTCTAAATAAATTTTAGATGCCCCTAATGACCTGGTCTTTTCAACTATAGCGTTTGCCAATAAAAACCCTACATTTTTTCCTTGTGCTTTTGGCGATACTGCCATCTTGGCCAGCTCAAAATCATATTCGCCATCATTCATTTTAATTAATGCGCAAACGCCTAATGGTTCACCTTCGTAAAGCGCAACGAGAATAAAACCTCCTTTATCTAAAATATAACCCTGTGGATTGTCTAGTGCCTTGTAATCAGAATCTTCCATGGTAAAATACTTTGAAATCCATTCAACGTTGAGCGACCTGAATGTTTCCTGGTATTTGGGCAGGTAATCCACAATTTCTACTTTTAAACTATCTCTCTCCTTTTTCTTTTCCATCACCCTTCTCAACAGTGTTTTTTGCTCCAATAAAAACTCCCACTCACCTATCGCCTCCCAAAGATTATTTTGCGATTGAGCGGAAATTTCTTCTACAGCTGCATTTACATCAATCAATTGATTTTCTATTTTTGCAGAAATCTCCATCCCTAA
Encoded proteins:
- a CDS encoding ABC transporter ATP-binding protein, yielding MEKPLITIKEIGRKYVIGSEVIHALKSVSLDINKGEFVALMGPSGSGKSTLMNILGCLDTPSSGTYVLNGTNVSHMSDDALAEVRNQEIGFVFQTFNLLPRSTSLDNVALPLIYAGTSKKDRDARAAKALENVGLGNRMDHKPNELSGGQRQRVAVARALINNPSIILADEPTGNLDTKTSIEIMGLLEEIHSKGNTIILVTHEEDIAQHAHRIVRMRDGLIENDYLNTDIKNVSPRLQALNDKDSDWEKIH
- the gatC gene encoding Asp-tRNA(Asn)/Glu-tRNA(Gln) amidotransferase subunit GatC → MNLDAKTIHKIADLARIHIDEKQVDTLIPEMNKILSFMEKLNELDTSNVKPLVYMNESVNVWREDVVKQEISTADGLKNAAKHTDQFFMVPKIIEK
- a CDS encoding 1-acyl-sn-glycerol-3-phosphate acyltransferase, encoding MIHFLRQVHRVWFLFWILFFFALFYPLYYTTSRNEKYYSILNFFRKANSFLCSLFSGVFFRYQYEEKLNPTQTYIYCANHTSNLDIMIFCIMGHGKFHFMGKDELLNNPVLGIFFKTIDISVNRNSKISAFKAFKKAGENLEKGMSLIIFPEGKIDDHYPPKLGEFKNGPFRLAIDKNIPLVPVSITDVWKINWDDGAKYGSKPGICDIYVHKPINTSTLADVDADVLKEKVYRLIDSKLV
- the trpS gene encoding tryptophan--tRNA ligase — encoded protein: MKETVVSGIRSTGKLHLGNYYGAVKNFVQMQNDYNCYFFIADLHSLTTHPTPADLHGNIKHVLVEYLASGIDPENSTIYIQSDVPEIAELYLYLNMNAYMGELERSTSFKDKVRANPDNVNAGLLTYPVLMAADILIHKATKVPVGKDQEQHLEMARTFGNRFNRLYNTEYFPEPYAFSYSDKLVKVPGLDGKGKMGKSEGEANAVYLSDDPETIRKKVMRAVSDGGPTEENQPKPEPIQNLFDLMKVVSSADTLAHFEDLYGKMQIRYGDFKKQLAEDMIITTAPMRERIQDIAKDDSYLRQVAKHGALKARESAQKTIREVRSLIGFKSF
- a CDS encoding deoxynucleoside kinase; the protein is MHIAIVGNIGAGKTTLTGLLAKNYGWEALYEAVDNNPYLEDFYSDMKRWSFNLQIYFLNSRFQQITDIEVNKRNVIQDRTIYEDAHIFAENLHDMALMTTRDHDNYRAIFDNITSFIKPPDLLVYLRASVPTLVNNIQRRGREYEAGIRIDYLSKLNEKYEAWIKGYNLGKLLILDKDKLDFTNNPEDLGTVIQSIEAEINGLF
- the kdsB gene encoding 3-deoxy-manno-octulosonate cytidylyltransferase: MSKIIGIIPARYASTRFPGKPLVDIAGKSMIQRVYEQASKAESLSKVVIATDDERIADEVKRFGGEFIFTSSHHQSGTDRCAEVIEALPGYDIVINIQGDEPFIEPAQIDLLASCFTEEKVQLATLIKSIQSQESVYNPNSPKVVIDVNGRAMYFSRSPIPFIRNGEPGVWAEKHQFYKHIGIYGYRTESLKAITKLPPSSLEIAESLEQLRWIENGFYIQTKVTDLETVAIDTPEDLLKLNKLLKALKLP
- a CDS encoding bifunctional helix-turn-helix transcriptional regulator/GNAT family N-acetyltransferase, encoding MDFFEQVGKVAIGSRLRMLTDKVTEDGAQIYKLYNIDMQPKWFPVFYALTKDKEKTITELAKEIGHSHPSVSKIISEMLKKGYVKESKDKTDGRRNVVSLSKLGMEISAKIENQLIDVNAAVEEISAQSQNNLWEAIGEWEFLLEQKTLLRRVMEKKKERDSLKVEIVDYLPKYQETFRSLNVEWISKYFTMEDSDYKALDNPQGYILDKGGFILVALYEGEPLGVCALIKMNDGEYDFELAKMAVSPKAQGKNVGFLLANAIVEKTRSLGASKIYLESNTILKPAINLYHKLGFQKVAGKPTPYTRCNIQMELVIR